The following are encoded in a window of Dehalobacter sp. 12DCB1 genomic DNA:
- a CDS encoding PIG-L family deacetylase: MKKILKRRIFLAASTLILVFAFVFIISDQMVANYMVDTTSEHTDTPGASSRVLVIAPHPDDETLGAGMLIKKTLVNGGKVKVVLMTNGDGYRVAAHLDYTKMTLTPKEYIHFGYTRQQESVKALTSLGLSESDIIFLGYPDGGLASLWSSNWSSPDSYTSPYTHADRSPYTTSFQKNRLYCGACYTEIHIFAA; the protein is encoded by the coding sequence ATGAAAAAGATTTTGAAAAGAAGAATTTTCCTGGCTGCTTCGACTCTGATCCTTGTATTCGCGTTTGTATTTATCATATCGGATCAAATGGTTGCCAATTATATGGTCGACACAACTTCGGAGCATACCGATACGCCCGGAGCAAGCTCCAGGGTCCTTGTCATTGCTCCGCACCCCGATGACGAGACACTGGGGGCGGGTATGCTCATCAAAAAGACGTTGGTTAATGGAGGTAAAGTAAAAGTGGTCCTTATGACCAATGGTGATGGTTATAGGGTCGCAGCCCATTTAGACTATACAAAAATGACGCTTACACCAAAAGAATATATCCATTTTGGCTATACGCGCCAGCAGGAATCAGTGAAAGCTTTGACATCATTGGGACTATCTGAAAGCGATATTATTTTCCTAGGTTATCCTGACGGCGGACTTGCCTCACTATGGTCTTCCAACTGGAGTTCACCGGACTCGTACACCAGTCCCTATACCCATGCAGACCGGTCACCCTATACCACCAGTTTTCAGAAAAACCGCCTGTATTGCGGAGCTTGTTATACCGAAATCCATATTTTCGCAGCCTGA